From Clarias gariepinus isolate MV-2021 ecotype Netherlands chromosome 2, CGAR_prim_01v2, whole genome shotgun sequence, one genomic window encodes:
- the hrh2a gene encoding histamine receptor H2a isoform X2 — MWSQIALGVILSILILLTVCGNVLVCLAVSTTRRLRSVTNCFIVSLAITDLLLGALVLPFSTLIEVTGDWPLGAHFCNIYISMDVMLSTASILNLLAISIDRYIAVTMPLRYPTLVLPWHVGTSLAVIWLVSIGVSFVPIHLGWNTVDQTVQNHGKDDPAGDCRFELNPTYVLVDSLATFYLPLVAMCWTYYRVFRIARAQAKRILSRHRACSSTAMSSLSGVSVLALREHKAAVRLAVLLGAFVVCWFPYFTFFTIMGIRKETDPPRTAYSVVLWLGYVNSTLNPFLYAALNRDFRSAYGRLLCGWRGVNTPTGTPITLLEAGLLNGLTPSSSGADFTPGACVMLQDMSNSMRNTDRSGETSLSIVTVLSNGHNRS; from the exons ATGTGGTCTCAGATAGCATTAGGTGTGATTCTATCCATCCTCATTTTGCTAACGGTGTGTGGAAACGTGCTGGTGTGTCTAGCTGTCAGCACAACCAGACGCCTACGCAGTGTCACCAACTGCTTCATCGTGTCACTTGCCATTACAGACCTTCTTCTGGGGGCTCTAGTTCTCCCTTTCTCCACTCTTATtgaggtgactggtgattggCCGCTGGGAGCTCACTTTTGCAACATCTACATTTCGATGGACGTCATGCTGAGCACAGCCTCTATTCTCAACCTCCTGGCCATTAGCATAGATCGCTACATTGCAGTCACAATGCCTTTACGTTACCCAACACTTGTGCTTCCATGGCATGTTGGTACGTCATTAGCGGTGATTTGGTTGGTGTCCATTGGTGTGTCATTCGTACCTATTCACCTGGGCTGGAATACGGTGGACCAAACAGTGCAAAACCATGGTAAGGATGACCCTGCGGGAGACTGTCGCTTTGAGCTAAATCCAACTTATGTGCTGGTGGATTCATTAGCAACCTTTTATCTCCCCCTGGTGGCAATGTGTTGGACTTATTACCGTGTGTTCCGCATTGCACGGGCTCAGGCAAAGCGAATTCTTTCCAGACATCGAGCTTGCTCTTCAACTGCCATGTCTTCATTATCAGGAGTATCAGTGTTAGCACTACGTGAACATAAAGCTGCAGTGAGATTAGCAGTTCTGCTGGGTGCCTTTGTAGTTTGCTGGTTTCcctattttacatttttcaccATTATGGGAATACGAAAGGAGACAGATCCTCCACGCACGGCATACTCAGTGGTGCTGTGGCTGGGCTATGTTAACTCAACGCTAAACCCGTTCCTTTATGCTGCACTTAACAGGGACTTTAGGTCTGCTTATGGCAGGCTGTTGTGTGGCTGGAGGGGTGTTAACACTCCAACAGGAACACCAATCACTCTGCTCGAAGCAGGACTGTTGAATGGACTTACACCTTCCAGCAGCGGGGCAGATTTTACACCTGGAGCCTGTGTCATGCTACAGGACATGAGTAACTCCATGAGAAACACAGACAGGAGCGGTGAAACATCTCTCAGCATTGTCACTGTTCTGTCCAATGGCCACAACAG ATCATAA
- the hrh2a gene encoding histamine receptor H2a isoform X1, with protein MWSQIALGVILSILILLTVCGNVLVCLAVSTTRRLRSVTNCFIVSLAITDLLLGALVLPFSTLIEVTGDWPLGAHFCNIYISMDVMLSTASILNLLAISIDRYIAVTMPLRYPTLVLPWHVGTSLAVIWLVSIGVSFVPIHLGWNTVDQTVQNHGKDDPAGDCRFELNPTYVLVDSLATFYLPLVAMCWTYYRVFRIARAQAKRILSRHRACSSTAMSSLSGVSVLALREHKAAVRLAVLLGAFVVCWFPYFTFFTIMGIRKETDPPRTAYSVVLWLGYVNSTLNPFLYAALNRDFRSAYGRLLCGWRGVNTPTGTPITLLEAGLLNGLTPSSSGADFTPGACVMLQDMSNSMRNTDRSGETSLSIVTVLSNGHNRYWRHKTNGQQFEYTIQGPLYKCI; from the coding sequence ATGTGGTCTCAGATAGCATTAGGTGTGATTCTATCCATCCTCATTTTGCTAACGGTGTGTGGAAACGTGCTGGTGTGTCTAGCTGTCAGCACAACCAGACGCCTACGCAGTGTCACCAACTGCTTCATCGTGTCACTTGCCATTACAGACCTTCTTCTGGGGGCTCTAGTTCTCCCTTTCTCCACTCTTATtgaggtgactggtgattggCCGCTGGGAGCTCACTTTTGCAACATCTACATTTCGATGGACGTCATGCTGAGCACAGCCTCTATTCTCAACCTCCTGGCCATTAGCATAGATCGCTACATTGCAGTCACAATGCCTTTACGTTACCCAACACTTGTGCTTCCATGGCATGTTGGTACGTCATTAGCGGTGATTTGGTTGGTGTCCATTGGTGTGTCATTCGTACCTATTCACCTGGGCTGGAATACGGTGGACCAAACAGTGCAAAACCATGGTAAGGATGACCCTGCGGGAGACTGTCGCTTTGAGCTAAATCCAACTTATGTGCTGGTGGATTCATTAGCAACCTTTTATCTCCCCCTGGTGGCAATGTGTTGGACTTATTACCGTGTGTTCCGCATTGCACGGGCTCAGGCAAAGCGAATTCTTTCCAGACATCGAGCTTGCTCTTCAACTGCCATGTCTTCATTATCAGGAGTATCAGTGTTAGCACTACGTGAACATAAAGCTGCAGTGAGATTAGCAGTTCTGCTGGGTGCCTTTGTAGTTTGCTGGTTTCcctattttacatttttcaccATTATGGGAATACGAAAGGAGACAGATCCTCCACGCACGGCATACTCAGTGGTGCTGTGGCTGGGCTATGTTAACTCAACGCTAAACCCGTTCCTTTATGCTGCACTTAACAGGGACTTTAGGTCTGCTTATGGCAGGCTGTTGTGTGGCTGGAGGGGTGTTAACACTCCAACAGGAACACCAATCACTCTGCTCGAAGCAGGACTGTTGAATGGACTTACACCTTCCAGCAGCGGGGCAGATTTTACACCTGGAGCCTGTGTCATGCTACAGGACATGAGTAACTCCATGAGAAACACAGACAGGAGCGGTGAAACATCTCTCAGCATTGTCACTGTTCTGTCCAATGGCCACAACAGGTATTGGAGACACAAAACTAATGGACAACAATTTGAATACACGATCCAGGGACcactttataaatgtatttaa